TCCGCTAGAGGCATAGTTGTCCTGCCATGACTGCGGCGGTTCAGGGCGGATTGTCAAGAAGTCTTCGAAGGCATCCAGAATATCGTTCAAACGGGAATCCCAAGGTTTTTCCTTGAGTTCTTGAACCATTTCCATGAAATTCTTGAGGCTTTCTTCGCCCGTGATAGACTTCAATTCATCTTCATTTTCTGCCATATCAGACCTCTGTATTTACGGTATAAATGTAGAAAAGTATCTACGATCCAAAACTAGACTTCACTGGATCCTATCGGTCGCTTGCGCACCCTCCAGGATGACGAATTCTAAATAAAAGGCGATGCCGTCCCCATTCGCGGATCATGACCACATAAGAACTAGTTGCATTCAAGGCGAGTGTCGCGACAGGCTGCTTGCAGACTGTCATGATTGAGCCGAAGATGCTGACGCAAAGCGTCAAAGTTCTAAGTGGTCAAAGAGAACGGAGTCCGGCATGACAATGCGAACTTACCACTCTTCCACGGTTTTCACCGTGAGGCTCATGGCAATGTCTTTCTCGTAGTACGCAGGTTCGTTGATGAAAATCGGATAGACCGAGCGGCCATCCGGTTCGCCCTCGAACAAGATGTCCTTGCCATCAAACGTACGGAAAAGCTTGTCGCCTTGTCTGAGTTCGCGGTAATCGTGACCATCCAATTCCGGGTGGATCATCGCCTGTATAGCGCCACCGCCCTGCGGCTTCGGGTAGCCCAAGTCTCGCAGCTGCGTATAAACTTCAACCTTAATCGGAGCGCGCTTTTGCAACTCTCCACGGTTCCATTCCTCAGCAAGTTCCAAATAACGTTTCACAAGCTTTTCGGAACGTTCAAAAATAGCGGCGTTCAGCGTTCCATGCTGTTGCGGACCAATTTCAATGCACACGTCCGCCTTGGCAACCGTTCCAAAGTACGGCGAAGCGCTACGTTCTTCGGGCTGGTAATAAATCCAGGCGTCCTCGAATTCTTGCGTGAGCACGGCCGAAGCCTTCATCGTAAACGGATCACGTGTCGAAAGAATCAGGCAATAGCCCATGTTCGAACCCGTGTTATGCACGTCCAAAATCAAGTCCGTGCGCGTATTTTCGCCCTTGGGCCCATAAACCTTATTGAGTTCACGAGCACGGCGGAATTCGTAGTGCACAGGCTCCACAGACATATCCAAGCAAGTCTGAGCAAATGCGCGATTCAAGTCATGGTCACGGTAACGGCGATTCAGGCGAACCGCCTCCGGATTTGCAAGCACAACATCAACCGTTGCCGATTTACAAAGCGTATTATAACATTCAGGATGAGCCTTCCACTTTTCGACCAGGCTCACGCCCGTGCGTTCGTTGCCATGCGTTCCACCGGCAACGACAATTGTGTTGATTTTACTCATAAATCATCCTTATTTCTTTTCACCTTTTTTCCTGAGCCAGGAGCCACAAAGATACATCGAGAAGATGACACTTGTCACGAGGAACATGAAGATTCCCATGCAAGCGAGGTGCCCAATGCCCTGCAAGCCGCGATGCGTCGTAAAGAGGAAGCCGACAAAGCCTGCAATCGTAGTCAAGGAGCTTGCCATCACGTTACGACCCGTCGTGTCAAAGAGCTGACGAAGGGTCATCCCTTCATTGGATTTCGAACACCAAGACGTAATGAAGTGGATTGTCGCATCAATGCCAATACCCAGCGTCATCGGAATCACAATCACGTTGTAGATGCTGATTTTTCCAAATTCAAAGAAGTACGTGAGCGCACCCAAAAGTCCAAGCGTGAGAAGCGCCCCCATGCCAAACGAGACACCTCCCGCCAAGAACATCGAAGGTTTGCGGAACGAAACAATCAACGTGAGGAAAATGACAAGCACAATGACCGAAGCCAGGTTAAAGCTGTCCGCCTTCACCGATTCAATCACGTCCGAAAGGATGAACTGCGACGAGAACGTGCGCAAGCGTTCGCCATCAAAGTTCCAGTTGCCATAGCGTTCCTGGAAGCGGTGCAACGCATGGGCATCCCAGCTCGGGAAGTCACCGTAAATAAAGCCAATCTTACCGTAAGAGCCATCCTTTTCGCGGAGCAAGTCGAGCGTCCATGCCGGGACATCTTCGGCGGCAAACGGCTTTTCAACTTGAGCAAGTTTGCGGAGCGTCGAGACGTTTGCGGAATCGTCGCCTTCGGCCTTGTCAAAGACTCTCGCTTCGACCAAGTCACGAATTTCTTCGATAACTTCAAGGCGCTTTTCCTGGGAATCCGCAGGCGGCACAAAGCTCTTGAGCGTAAGGAAACTGCCTAACAGCGGATCCTTTTCGTCATGGAGTCGAACCATCAACGTGTCATAAAGCTTATCAAGCTGTTCGGCCTTGGAGCCCATCACAGCTGCAGGAGTCGAAGTCACAGCACGGTTTGTCGCGCGAGTGACCTTGGTCGAAATTTTCTGTTCTGCGGCAGGAACAACCTTATCCGTATGCACACGGCGCAAATTCTTCAAGTTGTGTTCAAAATCCACATGTGGTGCAAACCAGAGCGCTACGGCACCGAGCACAAAGCCAATCAAAGCGGCATGCTTGAAGAAACTGAAAATGCGCTGTTCGCTCCAGGAATCCGGCAACAGAGACTTCTGCGGAGCCGCAGGAATACCGCCCATGCAAGCGACAAAGACCGGCAAAACGAGGACGGACGTCATCATACTGAAGAGCACACCCATCGATGCCACAATGCCGAATTCATAGAAGCCACGGAAGTGTGCGACCAAGAGCGTGAGGAACGCGGCAATCGTCGTGAAGCTCGCCAAAATAAACGGCTTGAGCATCTTGCGCTGCGTTTCTTCGAGAACTTCTTCAAGAGAACTGTACTTGTTCAAAAGTTTCTGCGCATTGCCCAAAATGTGAATAGAATAGTCAATGCCGATACCCAAAATAATCGATGCGACAAACACCGTAAACGGATTCAACTTGCCATAGAAAAGTGCGGTAAAAGCAAGCGTCGGGAGGCAAGCGTAAAGCACAGAGCCGGTCACGAGAATCGGGCCCTTCACACTCCTGAAGAAGAATGCGGTCAAGAGGAAAATCAAGACAAGGCTAATGCCGAACGAGAAGATACTGTCGTTTGCAACTTCATCAACTTCCTTCAAGCCTTCGTAAGTGCCTTCCACCGTAAAGCGAGTCGGCACCGGGTATTGCTTGCTACGGAAAAACGCCAAAAGCTCATCAGTCTTTGCCAAAATTTTCGTCACAAATTCATAGTCCGTCGAGGGCTTAATCAACTTTGCGTTCACAACCGCGTTAAAGAGAATCTTGCCCGTGCTATCGGGTTCCGGACTACCAATCAAGCGATTCTTCAAACTATCCGGAAGGTAAGCCTTCGGGTTCCATTCCTTTTTACCCGTTTCGGTTTCAGCAGGAGTATTTTTCTTGAAGAACGCATCGAATGCACTTACCGCTTCTTCGGGGAGACCGAGTTCCATCGGCAAATTTGCATCGAACCAGACGCGTTCCTTTTTCGAAGTAGCTTCGCCGTTTGCAGAACTAGCAGAATCCGTCGGACCATCGCCGAGCAAGTCGACAACGAGCGGACCATTTTTGCGTCCAATTTCAAGCTGCAGATCTTCAAGATTATCGCGGATGTTTTCAAGGTGCTTGACCGGGAGGTACAAAAGCGCATTGTCCTTGAAGAACTGGTTATCGTTATCCACCTGCGTCGAGACAAAATCGCCCTGCCAGTTTTTGTGGATGTAATCCTGAATGGAATCCTGCAAAGCGGCGGCAAGTTCCACGCTTTCGCTCTGGATGGCAATCATGAATCGGTCGGTACTGCCGAAACGCTCATACGATTCTTCAAGCGCCTTAACGCTCGGCGTATCTTCGGGCAAGAGGTGCGAAAGGTCAGCGTCGAGTTTCAACCCCGGCTTCACGAGAATCGGAAACGCGAGGAGGAGCGCTAAGAAGAAATAGAAGGTAAGAGCCTTATACTTATTTTTGCAAATGAGTGGAATGTACCACTGTGAGAATTTTTCAGCAAACGACTTTTTCGTATTCATGCGTAGAAATATATTAATAATCTTACAACATACGCACATCGCCATCGGCAAATTCCGACGAACTGCCTAAAAACAGGACTAGTGGGGCAGCATATTGTCGTTACGCAAAAGCGAACGCAAAACTTTGCTTGCACCAACGGCATGCGCCTTCCACTTAAGCGACAAGGAATCCGAAACATGCTCAAAAGAGCCGTTTTTCCCTTTATACACTTCATCGGATTCTAAGCCTCCCGTCAACACGGAATCGCGGAAACCGAGATAATAGGCGTTCTGCGTGTAAAATAGCGCAGGCTGTTCTGCCGGGCGTTTTTCGGTAAGCAAGTCGTAACCCCAAAAATGGCTCGGAGCGCGAACTTGAGCCAAATCGAAAATCGTAGGGCCAATATCCAGCTGAGACGCCACATCTTCACGAATTTCAAGACCTTTAAAGAGGTTTGTGTCTGCAGAGAAAATCCCCATAAAAATCTGCGCCGCAGAAACACCAAGCGGTTGAGGAACCTTATAGTCAATGGAATCCACAGGTGTATCGTGGTCACCAACAACAAATACCACCGTCCGGTCAAAATCAGGCCTTGCATAAAGCGCTTCGAAGAATCGACCCATCTGTTCATCCGTATAACGTAAAGCATTCTTGAAACGCACCATCGCGTCTTCGGGCTTGGCAGCGTAACTATCCGGGTAGCCGTAGAACGGAATGTGGGTCGCTATCGTATTTGCCGCCAAGAACCAAGCGCTATCCGTCGGCATTGTCTTAAGCATTTCTATGGCGAGATCCATCCCAATGCTATCCGAGGTTCCGATGATTTTCGGGTCTTCTGCCACGCGCCAATTGCCACCATAGAAGCGTTCCACGAAAGGCAAGGTGTGGTCAAACACTGGATTTGATACCGTCATGTACGCACGATGATAATTTGTCAGATATTCCTGGAAACCCTTGAAATGATTCGAGGCATAGAACGCAGGCACATCGCGGTTCGGGTGTGACGGGAATCCGAGATAAGCCGAAGTCGTGCCGCGAACCGTAGGATAGCTTCCGCTGAACGCATTCTTGAACCAGAATCCACCGACATTTGCCATTTTCCACAAGTTCGGAGCAAGCGCCGTATCGCCTTCGAGCATTTGATTCAGCACGCGGCCTTTATAGGATTCACCGAATATAAAGACGATGTTATACGGACGCGTTGCCTTGTATTCGTGTGTCGGAGCTTTACGATATCCAGGGTAGTTTTTATCCGAGCGAGCCCCTGCGAAATCCGCCGGCAAAAATGCATCGAGATCATGGACAAGTTCATCGGTAATAGAATAGCCATCACGGAAAAATTCAAACGTTTCAAGCCCTGCAATATGCAGCACCGGAGCCGTAAGCGTGTATTTACCAAGCGTAAAACGCCAATCGATTTGAAACGGGAAATTCGTAACGCCACGAGCGCCAATAATGAACAAAAGCAACGGAATCAGCGAAAGCGTCAATCCCGAAGAGAGCATCGTGACTGCAATTCTCTTGTTCGGCTTTTGTGCAATCGCAATTTGAGCCATCGTCATGCGCTTTTGACGCATGGAATACGTCACACAAAATGCGATGCCACCCGCCAAAATGAGGAAAATAAGTCCAACCCACAAAACCGTTCCAAAACCATCGCCACCAAGCGTCGAGACCGTCGTAGCATCGGTGATATTGGAAATATGGAAATAGGTACGGATAAACGAATACGAAAGGCGTTGGTGATTAAAGCGGAAGACCTCGTAATCGGCGATTGCAAAGAAAAAGTAAAATACGTAAAATACGGCAAGCGCCCGAGGGCTTTTCAAGAACGTGAAGATGGAAGACATCACGAGAATTGCGCCATACGCCATGAAAATTTGCCAAATGGTCTTGCCCGCAAACATTTCGGACATCGAAAGCCCAAGCGGATCCGGCAACGCATAGAACAGGACAAGCATAACCGTCTGCAACAAAAAAGCCACAGACGTAATCAAGATAAACGGATTTTTGAAAAGCTGTTTAATCATCATACCAACGCAGAAAAATTCACATAAATAATAACAAAAACCACCGCACTTCATTTGTTCATTTGTGCAGTTTTTACTATATTTGGGCGCATGGATTTTGGAAGTTATGGTAAGACATGGTGGGCAAACAAGTGGCTAAACTCGATTCTTGCAACGGCAAGCGAGCAAGCTATTTTGCAGGGAATCAAGTTCGCCGCCCGTGGTCAAGTCACAAGCATCGATATAGTTGACAACCGCGTGATTTCTGTGGTAAAGGGTCCGAATGGCGGGCTCCACAACAACTACATCGTCTTCCCGAAATTTTCAAAAGAATCTTCCGAAATTTTCGTGAACTTTTTGAAGCAGCAGCCTGCGGAACTTTTGGCGTTGAACAACAAGGCGCTTAGCCCTTCGCTTGAACTCCTGATGAACAAAAGCGGTCTCCAGCTTTTTGATGACCCCGCCAAAGTCAACATGGGTTGCGACTGCCGCGATGAACGCCCATGCAAATACCTCATTGCCACGTTTTTGAAAATCGCAGAACAGGCAGACAAAGAGCCTAACGTCCTTTTCAAGATTCACGGACTCGACCTGGAATTTATCAAGGACTACAAGCCGGACGCGATGGAAATGGAAGCGCCCAGCGAAACAAATCTCATAAGGTCGTTCAGCAAAGCGACGAGACTCGTAGGGAATGCTGCAAGCACGGATGCTGCGAGCGTTTCGGGAAATGCCACCGAGAATGGCAACGGGGATAGCGACGAGCGCGCAGAACAAGAAGCAAGGCACGCCGCCGAACTTTCTCACGCAGAAGACGCGAGTGCTAGTTTATTTGGTGGGTATAAAGGCTCGGGCCGCGAATCGCAAAACAGCATCCCGCCCAAGCAACTGCCGACATTCGATTTCAAGAGTTGGAAAGACTACTCACACATTCTGCCCGCGATGTTGCAAAACTTCCCGAAGTTCTGCCCCGCCGGGAATTTCCGCAAGAGTTTTACAGATGAACTAGAATCATGCCACAAGTTCTTTACCGGCTTTGATAATTTCGACGCATTCTCGGAACAGTTCCGCGTGAACAACGCAAAGACGTTCCTAATGGAAAACGAGCAACTGCGACTGTTCCACAAGCCCGGATGGCATTGGAATTTCGAGCAGTCGATGGCAGACAAAGTTATCAATAGCAACCTCACCGTCACAAACGTGATGGGCGCACTTTGCTGCCTGAGCGCCGGGAATTTTTCGTGGCACCATTACTCCGTGCGTTACTTGCACTTGATGTTGCAAGTGGCGTTTTACCTTGTGCGCACCGGAGCGATTTACCCGCAAGTTTTCTGGATAGGGAAAGACGTGGCTCAAATGCGCTGGCTCCCCGCCGAGATGCTCCCCGAGATTTTGTACATTGTCGCAGACCTTGAAGTTACCGCCCCGCGAGAACTCGCGTGGACAAGCAAAGAAGAATCCTTCTTCGAAATTGCAGAACCCGCCGAGCACATTCTTTCGCTGTTCATCTCGCAGCTCTTGAAATTTGCACGCAAGTACAAGACGCCGATCAAGACGAATCACGGCAATTTGCTCTCGTTCTTTTTCGATAGCGTTTCGGGAAAGCTAGCGAACAACTCACATGCCATTCCGGGGAAAATCCAGCAATGGCTTTCGGTATATTCTTGCCTCGGTTGTCGTACGCAGATTCTCTTTGTCTGTAGCGAAAAGGATGAAGATGTGGCGCTGGACGTTTTTGTGCTAGACGAAGACGCTGCGAGTGC
This is a stretch of genomic DNA from Fibrobacter sp. UWB13. It encodes these proteins:
- a CDS encoding aspartoacylase, which gives rise to MSKINTIVVAGGTHGNERTGVSLVEKWKAHPECYNTLCKSATVDVVLANPEAVRLNRRYRDHDLNRAFAQTCLDMSVEPVHYEFRRARELNKVYGPKGENTRTDLILDVHNTGSNMGYCLILSTRDPFTMKASAVLTQEFEDAWIYYQPEERSASPYFGTVAKADVCIEIGPQQHGTLNAAIFERSEKLVKRYLELAEEWNRGELQKRAPIKVEVYTQLRDLGYPKPQGGGAIQAMIHPELDGHDYRELRQGDKLFRTFDGKDILFEGEPDGRSVYPIFINEPAYYEKDIAMSLTVKTVEEW
- a CDS encoding RND family transporter; this encodes MNTKKSFAEKFSQWYIPLICKNKYKALTFYFFLALLLAFPILVKPGLKLDADLSHLLPEDTPSVKALEESYERFGSTDRFMIAIQSESVELAAALQDSIQDYIHKNWQGDFVSTQVDNDNQFFKDNALLYLPVKHLENIRDNLEDLQLEIGRKNGPLVVDLLGDGPTDSASSANGEATSKKERVWFDANLPMELGLPEEAVSAFDAFFKKNTPAETETGKKEWNPKAYLPDSLKNRLIGSPEPDSTGKILFNAVVNAKLIKPSTDYEFVTKILAKTDELLAFFRSKQYPVPTRFTVEGTYEGLKEVDEVANDSIFSFGISLVLIFLLTAFFFRSVKGPILVTGSVLYACLPTLAFTALFYGKLNPFTVFVASIILGIGIDYSIHILGNAQKLLNKYSSLEEVLEETQRKMLKPFILASFTTIAAFLTLLVAHFRGFYEFGIVASMGVLFSMMTSVLVLPVFVACMGGIPAAPQKSLLPDSWSEQRIFSFFKHAALIGFVLGAVALWFAPHVDFEHNLKNLRRVHTDKVVPAAEQKISTKVTRATNRAVTSTPAAVMGSKAEQLDKLYDTLMVRLHDEKDPLLGSFLTLKSFVPPADSQEKRLEVIEEIRDLVEARVFDKAEGDDSANVSTLRKLAQVEKPFAAEDVPAWTLDLLREKDGSYGKIGFIYGDFPSWDAHALHRFQERYGNWNFDGERLRTFSSQFILSDVIESVKADSFNLASVIVLVIFLTLIVSFRKPSMFLAGGVSFGMGALLTLGLLGALTYFFEFGKISIYNVIVIPMTLGIGIDATIHFITSWCSKSNEGMTLRQLFDTTGRNVMASSLTTIAGFVGFLFTTHRGLQGIGHLACMGIFMFLVTSVIFSMYLCGSWLRKKGEKK
- a CDS encoding LTA synthase family protein, which translates into the protein MMIKQLFKNPFILITSVAFLLQTVMLVLFYALPDPLGLSMSEMFAGKTIWQIFMAYGAILVMSSIFTFLKSPRALAVFYVFYFFFAIADYEVFRFNHQRLSYSFIRTYFHISNITDATTVSTLGGDGFGTVLWVGLIFLILAGGIAFCVTYSMRQKRMTMAQIAIAQKPNKRIAVTMLSSGLTLSLIPLLLFIIGARGVTNFPFQIDWRFTLGKYTLTAPVLHIAGLETFEFFRDGYSITDELVHDLDAFLPADFAGARSDKNYPGYRKAPTHEYKATRPYNIVFIFGESYKGRVLNQMLEGDTALAPNLWKMANVGGFWFKNAFSGSYPTVRGTTSAYLGFPSHPNRDVPAFYASNHFKGFQEYLTNYHRAYMTVSNPVFDHTLPFVERFYGGNWRVAEDPKIIGTSDSIGMDLAIEMLKTMPTDSAWFLAANTIATHIPFYGYPDSYAAKPEDAMVRFKNALRYTDEQMGRFFEALYARPDFDRTVVFVVGDHDTPVDSIDYKVPQPLGVSAAQIFMGIFSADTNLFKGLEIREDVASQLDIGPTIFDLAQVRAPSHFWGYDLLTEKRPAEQPALFYTQNAYYLGFRDSVLTGGLESDEVYKGKNGSFEHVSDSLSLKWKAHAVGASKVLRSLLRNDNMLPH